In Vicia villosa cultivar HV-30 ecotype Madison, WI linkage group LG7, Vvil1.0, whole genome shotgun sequence, the DNA window AAACTTGCTTCAGATTCCTGCCAATAAAAACTATGAGGCCAAGACACTCGCTTAACAGCCCCAAAATTTCTTGAACAGCAAAATTGAAGGAGCCGCTAATTGAACAAAAAAACATTAGAATAGAAGTCATATGCGACTAAAATATTGGAAATGACAGGCACACTTCTGCAAATACTAATCCCATGAGTTAAACATCTGGCTTCTGCGTCTCTTATAAAGCTACGGAAACTTTCAACACAGAATTTAGAATGAGACACAAAGCATCTACAGGTCCAAGCTCACAATCAGCAACTACATTGTTCACCAACATTGAGTATTTATATGAGGAAACAAACACGCATAACAGTTCTACAGAGTGGCAGAACCAGTTGAAACACTATCACTGCAACAATGAGCCGAAATACACCTTTTTCACATACATTTTCAAAGCTACATCAGTTGAAACACTATAGCTGCAAGATTGAGCCAAAATACATCTTGTTCAAATACAACGTGAAAGCTACATCCCCTTTTCAAATCATTTAATGATTCCACTATCCACAATCAGTCCAAACCTAACAACAGATCACTCTTCAACGAAGAATAGATCACTCTTCAGAAGAAGATAAATGAAATAATCCTACAAAGCCTGTTAGCAAGATTGAGCACATAATCACCAAGACCTAACCTCTCAACAAATCAAGGTTCCTGAAACCTTCTATGAGTTGCAAACAAGAAATCTGAAACATACAAATAAACTACAACTCAAAGAAAACATAGCAACCAATTCAAAGAAAATATAACAAAGTGATATTACATCAAAACAATAATTTAGCAGCAAACTTCAatccttcattttaatttcaacTTTAAAATTAGGGTAAAACTGGATATACACCAGTCTAATTCAGACTTACACATTACAAATTAAACCTAACCATCATAAAAAACTTCTAAAGAAATTCACATTTTCAAATTACACACTCAATAAGAAAAAGCATAAGAgagcttcttgttcttcttctttaaCCTCCAAAACCATACAAGGTTCTTCCCTGTCTCTTGAGTGCATAAACAACATCCATAGCGGTAACCGTCTTTCTCCTAGCGTGTTCTGTATATGTAACAGCATCACGGATAACATTCTCCAAGAAGATCTTCAAGACACCTCTTGTTTCTTCATAGATCAGACCGCTGATTCTCTTCACACCTCCTCTTCTAGCCAATCTACGAATAGCTGGCTTTGTGATACCTTGGATGTTATCTCGGAGAACCTTCCTGTGCCTCTTTGCACCTCCCTTTCCA includes these proteins:
- the LOC131616750 gene encoding histone H4 translates to MSGRGKGGKGLGKGGAKRHRKVLRDNIQGITKPAIRRLARRGGVKRISGLIYEETRGVLKIFLENVIRDAVTYTEHARRKTVTAMDVVYALKRQGRTLYGFGG